The nucleotide sequence CCTTATAAATTTTTTAATATGGAAAAGTACTCACGCTATTTTTGTAAATGCAGCTTGATCCTTAAAAAGCATTCAAATTTTGATGAATTTCAGATCTCCCACAACGATGACTCTTCAGCAAATGTGTCATGCTTATAAACTGTGACTaacattgtttgtttgtttgtttcttctcaGCTGAAATGTGTCAGTGGTAAGTCATTCAAGAGGCTAATTTTTCTCTCCATGTTCTGTGTGTGCCGAGTTGAGCTCCTATGCTTTCACGTGAACACAGTTTGTAGTTGAGAGGCTATATTTGGCAGGCAGACCGACTCAAGGCAAAAACAATGACCAAAAAGGTGCTCATCGAGGGGTGCAGCAACAAAGTATCATTTGCACGAGACAACAGCAACCCCTGAtggtttctgtattttttcaaactcagtcaagtggctttaaaaataaaaatgtcagcttAAACTGATCTGAAAATGGGCCTTTATTGATGGAAaatcattgtttatttattgagttttgaattagaaaatgataaaaagcaGTCTGGAATAGCTGGTAGAATTAATGTGCGAGCTGTTGACCAACGCACCCATTAGTGACACAAAGACTTTCCTCAAAGTCATCCATAACTCATACCCACTTTGTCTAGATCAGCCTCACTGGGGTCATTGCAGGGTAAAATAAAAGTCTCTTAAAGTGCGAGTGAATATGTTGGACttagatattttatttaaaaaaattaaatgcatcAATGTTAAATCTTTTCTTGGgtcaattaatttaaaaaaaatggaataagtTGTTGAAGAAACTGGACTATGAATTGTCTAAAGTCAAAATCCATGCTGATGCCTTGGCTTCATGGCATTTACAGCCAGTTTATATGTGAAAATGATatcatttctgatgttttcatattttggaaCACTTTTCTAAACAATTTTACTCAAGgacagactttctttttttaattaacatgaTGTCAaactatattttcattttaaaaaaggaagaagaagagaaaaaataaagcaaaacccacAGTTGAGAAGTTGAGTtctgctgagaaaaaaaaaatagatttgtggtgtttaaataaatggaaaacGTGTTGCTATTCAGATTCCATTTGTAATCAATAAAGAGACTTAAACATGATATTTAAGTCCAAAGCAAGTTAATAACAAAAAGTGTGTGAATGTAAGAAAAAAGGAATTACTGTAGAAACAAAACAAGAGTTTGCAAGGAAGCACAAAGTTTTCTGAGATGTGCAAAGACATCAAGTGCAGGTTGAAAGATCCTGTACGTTTAAATATAATCAGAACTGACAACGAATTCATGCAACAAACTGAAAATCCTGCCAGCCTTCTCTAAAAATGCAGTGCaccattttttgtgtttcccaAAACTACTGCATTACATGGCTTCCTGCAGGCACAAAAAGTATTATTTGTCAGTTTTTAATAGTTACAGTAAGGCGACAAAActccaattttaaaaatattgttttagagTCCACAAATCCTGAGATTTATCTTTATAGTGTTCCACGGTCACTTCTTGATAAGCTTAGATTAACATTACCTGGATTTGCATCTTAAATATGATAAATGTGTGATTAAATCTAAGAAATATacgttaaaaaatgttatttatttcccCTCCTGGGTAAAAGAACTGCCATGTTTAACTCTAAAATGTTGtctaaaatagtttaaaattgTACCCCTGGAATCATGTTAACAAAATAGGATGCTCCTGTCGTGTGAAAGGCATCATCTATCTTCCACTGGGGATAGTCTTCCCGTGTGTGTTCTCCTCCTCGGTGCAGAAAGAAATGAGACACCCCATCCTCCTGTCCGACTCCCTTGCCCCTGAATTGGTTATTTTTTCACACCCTGTCAGAGAATGCTATCTCCTCCTCAGCGCCAGAAACGACAACGTTAGCCCTAAACACACGCCAGCACATCACAGAGGCCTTTGAAAATGCTATCCCACCCTTTCACACCTCGCCCTCTGTTTTTGGCACATGATGCTCCACAAACTCAGAGGAGCAACAAGACCAAAAAAGGTCGCTAACGACAACCTTCTCTTTCCCCCCTTTGTGGGTTGAGTTTGAGGAGGTGGAGGCAGAAATAACTCAAAAGTTTGTTCATCAGGCAAATCTGTTTACAAGAACGTCAAGCTGTAGCAGTTCAGTGCGAAAATAAAAACCCACCAGGAGACTCCAACAACTTTTATGCCCAAATTGTCCCTAAACCATTTCCATATTAACCTCCTGGGTTTCATCAACTGCAGTGCTGATGGTACAAAATGCTCACGTAACCGATTTTCTGCCAGAGTTTACAGAGAACCGTGAATCAGGCTGGCCTTTGGAAGACAATAAAAACCAATCATCCCCCTGATAAGATATATCCGGTGCAGGGGGGCGTTGTTGACCTGCCATAACCAGAAGCACAACagtgggggttggggggggggggggtgaatacCCAAAATGGACAACACGGAAGGAGTAtagtaaacacaacaggagcTGAGGCGAGAGCCTTTAAAACAAGAAGATTCTCAAAGCcaaattggatggatggatggatggatggatggatggatggatggatggatggatggatggatggatggatggatggatggatggatggatagatagatagatggatagatagatagatagatagatagatagatagatagatagatagatagatagatagatagatagatagatagatagatagatagatagatagatagatagatagatagatagatagatagatagatagatagatagatagatagatagatagatagatagatagatagatagatagatagatagatagatagatagatagatagatagatagatagatagatagatagatagatagatagatagatagatagatagatagatagatagatagatagatagatagatagatagatagatagatagatagatagatctctCCAGCCTCTTTTTGGCTTTCCTGGGGACACCTTGGCTATGTTTGTTATTTCAGAACCATGGACAGCTCCAAAGACGAGGTGTCCCCTGTCAGTGCGTGTTATTTTCGACAGGACTgcatgttggggggggggggggcgcagcAGCTTCAGCATTTGGGGGTGTGTGTGAGACGCCCCATGCAGCTGCCGTGGAGCGCAGCCTTTCCATCGcgcatcttcatcttcatcattacACAGCGTGAGGCGGCCTTGTCAATATCCAGCGTACAGGAGACgggaaagcagaaaaaacatgactctgGGATGCTTCAGTCAGCTGTGAACCCAGATGCATTTCAGCTCGGGGAGCAGATTTGATGAATGATTAAAACACCACCTGCACCTAATCCCATGTAGAAAGCGggatgctcctcctcctcctcctccgtggTGCTGTTGGTTTGTTAGAGGGAAAAACAATGACGCGAGCGATGGCTCCTGACAACCAATTACATAACGTCAATGCTGCGCGCTGGCATTAACATTCGAGTCCATATTTGTCGAGAAGTCCTCAAGCACAAAACggccatttttttattcattttttaacatcaagCGAGGTGTTTAACTCTGGGAAGCTGCTCTTCCACTCAAAGCAGAGAGGATGACACCATGAAAGATGCTCCATGGTGTTCGTCCATTTAGAGTGCGCGTAAAATGGCAATCTCTAGTTTGAACAAAACCAACATTCCTTGGCTGTAACAGGCCAACAACATCTAAATCTATGATGAGACTACTGCGTTCAGTAAATCCTAACGCAGGTAGGGCTTTCAAACTGAAAGGATGAGGTTAAACGTGTGCAAAAAACCCCACACAGTGGCTCTTTAAACCATTTAATGCAACGTATGTGCAGTTTGGATGCAAAGATAGTGTTCAAGGTGATGACAGACGGTTGTTCTTCGTCACTGGCGTGTGCAAACAGAACATCATGTAACATGATGCATGCATGGTCCCAAACTGCAAACACAAACGTTGATTGTTGTTTTTCCGAACGATCTGTACACTTGGCACTGCAGCGTGACGGAGGGATGAGGCAGCAGAGCGATGCGTCGCCCTTTCCGAGGAGGATGCTGGGCTCCACTCTCCGTGGTGCAGTACGTGGCATCAACACACAGCAGAAATAACGCGCAGGCTTCACTTACCAGAGGTGCTGCTTCTGGTGCTGAGGCGCAAAGGCAAGCCTGTAGTCTACCTCCGCAAATCACTCAGTATCACCCCCCTTTTTTTGCAGTGACAGAAGGTGACCCTGCTTCTTTTCTCCGCGAGACTCCACATCCACGAGATCACGATGCGCGCAGCAAGGGGGAGCTCCACAGCACAGGCGCGCGTTGGAGGGATGGCCCAGCTTTTACTCTCAATGGACGACAGAAATAAACTGCTGCGAGCCCAGAGAGCTAAACGAGTTCAGAGGCGAGTTTTTAAAACTCCCCCTCCCAGCACTGACCATGTAGATATGTGAAGGAGTTTTGATGGAGAAGACAAGCATCAGTATTTAGTTTGATCTGCGCAAAATAATGGTACCGTTTATATACTGGTTTGctgttttgctttcaaaatgatCACCTTTTAAAATAGTTATATGAAACGCTTTTATGGGGAGAGCCCCCAAATGGGGTTTCCACCGTGGGACCTATAGGAAGCGAGCTTCAAGCAAGAGCTCAGCCTCCTGTTGTTGgaaaccacgcccacattgcACTACAGCACAGAGAAGGAGGATGGGGGTGTGTTTCCttccgtttttttgttttggtcttcTGGCTGCCTGACAGGCCAACTGACTCATCCCCTCCTTGAAGTACGTGAGAAAGATCTGTGGATCTGTAAGGTTGAACATTGTGTGCCAAACTGTTTATCCCAGtttaaaatgggatttttttaaagcaagatGGAAGCAAAGACCAACCATTTGGATGCAACAAACTGCTGAGATGCTGCActtttattataataattattgCTTCTGCCAACATACTTGGCAGTCTGACTTCCATCTAAGGGGTCCAGTTTGTGGCAAAAGTGTGTTTTGGGGCATGGACAGAGACAATGaaccaaagacaaaaacagtggACACAAAACCACAACTGAACCCTACACCGTTAATTGAATACCTATCAATATAAATTTACCCTTTACCTGCAAGAAAATTTAGAAATTAGAACGTACAGTAATTTATCATATGATCATCAAAGAGAACCTGCAAAGCCTCGGCCAaatttggatgaacagagaaaaacaggtagaaaaaaacatacaacaaaCTCTACATACTACTCTAAAAACTTTTTGTGAAAGTTCCAATAAATGCTTTCCAAATTAAAATCTGAAcatttagtcaaaaaaaaaagaattccatTGCCCAGCAGAAATGTTGCAGAAGAATCacttggacatttttttaaatcagaataaTCCTAAtgtattgatatttttaaacatatatgaTCTACTAGCAGTGGCAGCTTGTAAGCTACAGTACAAgtcctccagcagcagctgtcATTACAACCGCTGAATGTTCAGCTTCTACCGCTAGTAGCATCTGCCGTGGGTTCTTACAGCAGCTGACACTATCtccaaaaagtatgttttttagCTGTTATTACATGGTTTAGTTTACTACAGCTGGCAACAGAAAACACAACTGGCTTTAAACCACAGTTATTTAAGTACAttttaagaagttttttttcttttatgccaCAATTGTGTGCCTGAATAACCAAAACTTGCCCTAAACTTCCGTTTGTTACCttctttgctaaaaaaaattgacatcCATCAAAAATTTGtcagttttttccccaaactttttggtcatatatataaacaaacaagtgTTATTCATTCATTGATTGCAAAGCTTATGGAGGCACTATTGTTTTTATGCagcattctgtttttttccacaactAAAGGTCTGGAAGGAACAGCTTCCTCTGCTGGTAACATGGTGTCAGTGTTCTTGTATGTTATGGTTCACTGCAAACAATAACCACCTGTGTTCTGGGACAATAAGCATATGATATCCATAAATTCTCTTGGTGATGAGTTCAGGCCTCTGCTGAACAGCAGCGGGGATGGAGCACCTCCTTGGTGGATGCTGCTCTTGATGATGAATTGTGCAATAGGTTATTAGTTGACTATTGGCAATCTCCAAGGTATGGGCAATAATTCTTGTACTTCATTGGTATCACCTACCTTATCTCACTTTTCACACTGGAACATTTTCAGTAGACTTTGGTAAATTATCTCAATCAAATTATCCTTTCCATTTTTTGgcatttaaatatgttttccaaagaatccaaaaaacttaatcagctaaaaaaaaatcctctttttttccaaactgtgCATAACAAGGAACGATTCAGTTTCAAGTATACAGAAACAGCTTCAGAACAGAAAGAGGTGAGCTTTCAGGAAATTTCCATCTATCTATTTTCAGAACCCGCTCCATCCCTTTTAGGGTCAACAGGCTGCTGGAGCAAATCCAGCTACTGTTAGGTGAATtttcagtatttattttttaacaaaatcagAACAAAACAGTAACAACAAGACAAATAATAAGAGGACAGTGCGGCAATAGTTCAATTTTGTAAATCATTGTGATATTTTGGAGCACTAAATGACATTTCATATTTGGATATAtttacagtttgtttgttttttatttaggatgtcatctacaaaataaattagtttctaattaaaactaaattttaggGGCATTTGTGCCCACTTTCCtggtatttaaaatgttttaaagttcaAACAATTTTTATAAACAGccctcttaaaaaaaaggtaaaaagggatttttatttaaaccattTTCCTAAATCAGAAATAATTGAATCACTTGAGTAAAAacgttttgatttattttgtagtcatttcgtgcttttattttgtcgtgCAGACCGGAAAGGGGGAAGCTGTTTTTGCCAATAGCGGAAGTTCAggtttctgctgctgttgtcCTTCTCTTAACGTGAAAGCCAGGCTTGATAAGGTGAGCGCATTTCTTTTAACCACAATTGATGACACGATAAACACACggcagagttttttttaggttgtcttgttcaaaaataaagaaaaggacgggcgggagaaaaaaagaaggagcagTTTGTGTTCGCGCTGCTGTTGCAGTTGTCGGTCTGTTGTCgcttcagtgtgtgtttgctgcGCTTGTGACGCTTCTGACACACAAGTTTTTATCACTGttatttataaaacagaaacataattGTAGGAAAATTCTCACTTTTTCTTAATGGAATCGTTTAAATGTTTATCAGGCTGCTCACAACATAAAATAGTGCTTAGCTAACATGACTGTTTTTATTATGCAAATGTATTCGttgattattttttctaatGGGAACTTTAgtgaacttgttaaaaaccAACATCTTTTCATCTGGTTTTCTTCTAGATTTCTTGCTGATTAGGGCGGACAGTGAAACCATGTGGAAGTCACATGAACGACGGCGATGAGCCATAAAACAAGAGGGCAGCTAGACAAGCCAGCAGCTGCACCTCCTGCCGGAACAGCCTGCTAGTTTCTCTGCTCCTAAATTTCAGAACTACTTTCATtggatttttgatttaaaatgaacaacagCACACAGCCTCCTCCCATCATAGATGGCGGTGGCACAGTCAGCTATGTGCTGGTTCCATTCCTACTGATAACCCTAGCTGGGATTGTTGCAGCTGTGGTGAGTGGTTATGGTAGCAGAGGATGTaatcaaatgtaaacaaaacatatgtacttatatgtcatatttttattttattccagaTTCTGTATATTCGCAGGAAAAGAAGGTGAGTTCCAGTTTGACTACTACCGacatgagcttttattttggtaaatgtaGTCAAtagggatttcttttttttcttcttcttctttctgtcGTTTTGATCTGCAGAATCGACAGACTTCGACATCAGCTGCTACCAGTTTACACATACGATCCCGCAGAAGAGCtcaatgaagcagagcaggataTTTTATGGAGAGAAGAAGACACAAGGGTAAGATGCAGCAGTGGACATGCGGTGACAGGCGCTTTGACCGTTTTCAGTACATCAGCAGGaacaggaattaaaaaaaaaaaaactagaatacCGCCAATAAATGTCTTGTTAGAAATGAAaaattcttccctttttttcaaaagcGATGAGTTTGTCATTAGTTGTGACACTTCCTCATATTTTTTACCCTTATTATCAAGACTTTTAGCACAAATAGTATGAGTGGatgattctttttttgtaaaccacATTTGcaaaatttattattttattaaaatcaagCTGCATGTGGTTGAGCTTTTATTGGGATAAAAACAAAGGATTCCTGCTTTGGCATGCTGTAAAGCAGGCATGTCCATATGCAGCGCACATTCTAATTTCTAACAGCCTGCAGGCTCCTTTCATAAATAAGAGTATACACTTTCTAAAAATTATTCTATTCTTTATTCTATGTACGACAAGCTAACCAGGATTGAACGGTGCAAAAAAATTGACAGggattttggtaaaaaacatatttagacgTATTTGTTCTAGGGGAGGAAATAAGAAGTATGCCATTGCAATAAAGctttaataaattattcactTCATCTTTGAAACGGGGAGAatctgcaaactccacacaaaaaggtcccccattggggATTCTGTTTCAGGTTTCCCAGCTGGGGGgaaaattgtccctaggtgagaTGTGAGAgagtatgggtgtgtgattgtggccctacGACAgagtggcgacctgtccaggatgtggctgggataggctccagcaacagggtttagaagatgaatgaatgaataattagttcatttaaattttatgaGAATATCTGAAAGAATGTATGTCGGACTgaatggttggccctcacacatttCCACAATATGTtagtattttattcttttatgttttctttatttcattgtatttttttatttgaaatttaaaaaaaatctgcaaaaatctCTTAATAAATGTTTCCTTGTCTTTCTGAATGCTGGCAAATGTCAGTGTAAACATCCTCTCACATTTACACTTAAACATGAGTCAGCACTTCACTTTTTGAGAAAATACTCTGTTTCTTGGTGTTTCTTTTGCTTACTAGGTCTAACCTTTCATTGATCCATCAAAtgctaaagtcccactcagatcatcttttgatctattgtacaAGCGTTCCCagcagtcttttaattatgattatgctgtttttagctaaaaaaaacaagttgtttttgtaggacatagttttttgcagaacagcaggaattcatttgaaattcacctgTATTGAGGAGGAGAAAACCCCACCCCATCCCCtctccattgctgagagctctcctctcacactcccaacctaacagcactggtgcaacaaaaatggcgagctatatcagagctatccagctgttcagttttgagcaagatacagctcagacgaggaaaacaaagacgttcacggatctatttgtctgcaagtgaccCATGCTGTCACagataagctctttttcaaactctactttttggtctgctcccaattcacagcgatttcaataaagaaatactcagaaattcaattttgagcttaattttcttgataaatgtcctacattgtcagaaaaatgccaaatatgctaaaacaccaaaaaagtgttttttatcagagtgggtcttgaatTAAGGTACATTTTCCTGCTGTGAAGCAATTCAACACACTAAGCAGCACCAGATTTACACTGATACTAATAtaattgtgtgtattttttagttttgtcaaagATAACTGTTACAGTATGTTATCTTATCCATGAAAAATTGACGACCTGCTCTATTTTGCATTAATTTAGCTGAACAGTGTTGCAACCACTTTTTGTGGTTTAATGGTTCTTCACTGTGCTTTTGTCTTCGTTGATTCTGTCAGTTCAGTTTGTGATCACATGCTAGAAGGGATATAATGCCGTAAAAGGGCAAAGGTCATTTGTTCAGgaatgcagtcttcttttttttgatgGCTTTTTCCTGTGTCAAAGGCTGCTTTCAGGAAGCATTTTTGTACAGAATATTGAACATATTGTGAACTGATAgtgttttctgtcagttttcTGTCATAAATAGTAACTGATGTCACACATTAGCCTGACAATCCAAATCACAGCAGGTTTGAAGTAAGAAACAAAGAGAACACAACTGTGCTAATGTTTTGTATATGCTTAAGAAACACTAGGTGGCGATGTTGTCTAAAGCTAAATCTGTGTCCTCCAGATAAAATAACAATACATGACTTAATTTTCCTCATAATGAATAAGAGaattccacaaaaacaaacaccttcACACAAATGCTTCAATAATATATTAGATTGTGGGCCGTGGTTTGACTAaacctttcaaaacaaaagaaacaagttaatatattttaagttttgtaCAGAGCTTTGACAGCTTCAAAGCAAACTAGGAATTagtgaaatatatttttgaatgGAATTAAGATTGGcaaaattaattcaatttatttcaattcaattttatttgtatagcccaaaatcacaacaacagtcgtctcgatgggcttctaagtaaaacatgaactcaaaaggatcatgaatacaaagagtttaataggaaaatactaaatactttttaaattcttttttctgggttcaagaggaggtaattaattgtcatccaggtcttgatgtctctgatgcaggcgttcaaaATTAGAATAACGACACGAGAAAAAACCCCaaatcaaagacattttaaagacccactgcaatggaaattgtgtttttggtgtttttaacatgttcttgtagcatttttgtcctgatggaggacatttataaagaaatttaagatcAAAATTGTGTTTCGGCGTAGATGAAAACCTGCCGTCTGAAAGAGCTCAGGTTTGTGACGCAGCAACTGAAATGGAGGAGCCACAagttctctgctctgctccattccatgttcatctttgttttccccgtcagagctgtcatctggctcaaaactgtactgtCGCCGGTTTTGTTGCACCGACAAGTGTTAGGTTGCGtctgtgggggggtgggggtaaaCAAAAAGTGATGGGATATCATTGATGAGGCCGTGCCATCAGTCacactcacaactcagaggtgaatttctaatgaacctctggcgctttggaaaaaatgtattttttttggggctaaaataaagcataatcataattaaaagaccactggggacatttttacattaaatacagataaaattcagtgggactttaaaggtagaaataaattaaagagaACCATTTGTGTTTCTAAAgtgtgcaaaataaaatataacttgtttttttctaacaataataataataacaataataataataatggattggatttatctgtgcttttcaagtcactcaaagcgcttacattgtgtccattattcagaaataaaacaacttctTTCCCAAAATTGTTGCTTTTGCATTGAATAGACATGACTGCAGGGACAGAGAGCTATCATTAAGATATTCAGCCTTGCTCTGAAGGAAGTTGTGTTTGCTAAGCTGAgctgtttcctgttttcaggTCATCCAAGGATGGGCTAAAAGCTATCAGCAGAGGCGCCCTCTTCTGACCAAAGATGTTACTGCATGACCACAGTGATGGTGCAGGATGTGGTGGAGACCATGCTCCTGTTTGCTGATTATCTCATTTTAATATAACAATGagccttgttttgttttgtttgtttttgtgtacagactgtttatttttcaaattcataATTGCATTTTACCTATTTATTTGTAAGTATTTATACACAAACAGCCGAGCTGTGGAACTCAGAAGGATGCAGTCTACTGTACGTTCAGCTCGTTGTTTGCTTACGTAATGTGGGCAACAGGCGGCaaagcagctttgttttttgtggtttgCAGTCGGCATCGGTACAGATTGGAACGCCATGTCCTGCGTTTACTGTGGTAAGACTTCATGTGTCGTGCACTAGTTAAGGCAGTACTGCTGTTTGGGTCACgcaatgtttgttttctaaaaaaacaatcaaaatctTGGAGCCAAAGTGACACCATCATCATTCAACTCGGTTCATTTCACTTTCGTTTCTGGTCGGCGTCTTCGATGCTTGTAGAGCAAGCTCGCCCTGACTtgggttgcattttttttttttactgaatccTGAGTCTTGACAATGGTATGACCCGCCAGACTTTTTGAAGTGACGCATTTCCTCTCATCCTTTAAAATCCGTGTGAGTAGTGCCCAAAAAAATGTCCCGCCCACGAGGCCCGGCACCAGCAGATTCTACCTCTGGCTAAGGATCTGTTGAGGTGAATGCCATAGTTCTGACTACCACTCAGGAAAAATTCCCCCTTTCTCGCCGTCAGTTTGAAGCTTTATTCGCCTTGTTTTTGTTGAATGTAACAGTTAAGCTTGTAATTGCACAAACAGGTTTAT is from Oryzias latipes chromosome 7, ASM223467v1 and encodes:
- the LOC105354425 gene encoding uncharacterized protein C3orf18 homolog — its product is MNNSTQPPPIIDGGGTVSYVLVPFLLITLAGIVAAVILYIRRKRRIDRLRHQLLPVYTYDPAEELNEAEQDILWREEDTRVIQGWAKSYQQRRPLLTKDVTA